Proteins co-encoded in one Nicotiana sylvestris chromosome 7, ASM39365v2, whole genome shotgun sequence genomic window:
- the LOC104238207 gene encoding cytochrome P450 CYP72A616-like translates to MSIAVLIALPICLSFSFWCLKLLYLIWWRPKTVEKELRKQRVYGRPYRFLYGNLKEMMEMNKIAKSKPMPLNHDYTHRLNPLFYELATTYKKLFLFWLGPIPRVTIMDPKLIREVLSNKSGGFRKPKISAFLKLFVTGLGTYDGEKWAKHRKILNPAFHLEKLKLMLGAFTECTEKMISSWDKLTESKGSCELDISQEFHSLTGDILSKAAFGSNFEEGKLIFSLLREQCELVFTAKLAINVFPWLRFVPTKTNRRRLYIYNIVRSSLKRIIEKREKEVQSGKAHNEDLLGLLMKSNQEEKQGNKNSNKGMSTEDVIEECNSFYFAGQETTATLLTWTAIVLTMHPDWQEKARNEVLEIIGKDEPKFDQLNQLKIVTMILHEVLRLYPSGSLVRETNEETKLGDYIIPSGAQLLVPLQIIHRDTEQWGEDALIFNPERFSEGVSKAAKDLMYFPFGWGSRICLGMNFAMIQVKLVLAKILQNYSFELSPSYAHGPTMTALVLQPQYGAPVIVRKL, encoded by the exons ATGAGTATTGCAGTTTTAATTGCTCTACCAATATGCCTTTCATTCTCCTTTTGGTGCCTGAAATTGCTGTATTTGATATGGTGGCGGCCAAAAACAGTGGAAAAGGAGCTGCGAAAACAAAGAGTATATGGCCGTCCATATAGATTTCTTTATGGAAATCTAAAGGAGATGATGGAAATGAACAAAATAGCTAAATCTAAACCCATGCCTTTGAATCACGACTACACCCATCGACTAAATCCTTTGTTCTATGAGCTCGCCACCACTTACA AGAAACTTTTCTTATTTTGGCTAGGACCGATACCTCGAGTGACCATAATGGATCCAAAGCTAATACGGGAAGTACTATCAAATAAATCGGGTGGGTTCAGAAAACCAAAAATCAGTGCTTTCCTCAAGCTATTTGTAACAGGATTGGGGACTTACGATGGTGAAAAATGGGCTAAACACAGAAAAATTCTTAATCCAGCTTTCCACTTGGAAAAATTAAAG CTTATGTTGGGGGCATTTACAGAGTGTACAGAAAAAATGATAAGCAGTTGGGACAAGTTAACTGAATCAAAGGGTTCTTGCGAATTGGATATTTCACAAGAATTTCATAGTTTAACCGGAGATATACTATCAAAAGCAGCCTTTGGTAGTAACTTTGAAGAAGGGAAGTTAATATTTTCGCTTCTGAGGGAACAGTGTGAACTTGTTTTCACTGCAAAACTTGCTATTAATGTCTTCCCTTGGTTAAG GTTTGTGCCAACAAAAACTAATAGAAGAAGATTGTACATCTATAACATAGTCCGTAGTTCGCTAAAAAGGATAATAGAGAAGCGAGAGAAAGAGGTACAATCAGGAAAAGCACACAATGAGGACCTCTTGGGCTTGTTGATGAAATCTAATCAAGaagaaaaacaagggaataagaACTCGAACAAGGGAATGAGTACAGAAGATGTAATAGAAGAGTGCAACTCTTTCTATTTTGCGGGTCAAGAGACTACTGCAACTTTATTAACTTGGACTGCAATTGTTTTGACTATGCATCCAGATTGGCAAGAAAAAGCTAGGAATGAAGTTCTTGAAATCATTGGAAAAGATGAACCTAAGTTTGATCAACTGAACCAGCTAAAAATT GTGACTATGATCTTGCACGAGGTTCTGAGGTTATATCCGTCAGGTTCTCTTGTTAGAGAAACAAACGAAGAGACAAAACTTGGAGACTATATAATTCCATCAGGTGCACAGCTTTTGGTGCCTCTGCAAATAATCCACCGCGACACTGAGCAATGGGGAGAAGATGCTCTTATTTTCAATCCAGAAAGATTCTCAGAAGGAGTATCAAAAGCAGCCAAAGatttgatgtattttcccttTGGTTGGGGTTCTCGTATTTGCCTTGGAATGAATTTCGCTATGATTCAAGTCAAACTTGTTTTGGCTAAAATCTTACAGAATTACTCGTTTGAACTCTCTCCCTCCTATGCTCATGGCCCGACCATGACCGCTCTGGTTCTTCAACCTCAGTATGGTGCACCTGTCATTGTGCGAAAGCTTTGA